In Aedes albopictus strain Foshan chromosome 3, AalbF5, whole genome shotgun sequence, the following are encoded in one genomic region:
- the LOC115256030 gene encoding uncharacterized protein K02A2.6-like: MAATVKIDASAMPPFKIGADPRNDWIKWKRALERFLNANKVEQDEEKFNLLLVLGGIDLQTYYDKVAKWEVQKTIDENEEILEEVIVLKYESAILSLDEYFAPQLKKRFERHILRSMRQNNQEPFEEFVYRLREQANRCIFSDVDDMIVDQVIEGCSSTELRKRLLTTEMSLAEVISLGKTLEEVQKQTREYERPSTSYGESDLTQKVVGRVSFSTRSADNNRKCYNCNRPGHLARDIEKCPAKNVECYGCHTKGHFKVCCRKRKHDEHANRRQVGAKRIHAIVENSNETDKGVFFVKSEEMTEVLEMDVGGVPIKMIIDSGSPANIIDAKTYKRLKDQGARIMNEREPQAGEKTFKAFASDRDIVFNAVFETEIKIPGDETGIWAHVMVAPHGQVSLLSKGTAFALGILKIGYHVNSISATDRSNVEVQGHEEFPKIPEVKLPIQVDHSVPPVVQAVRRFPISMEADVEKTIQDLLDKNIIERAEGPITWVSPLVPVRKSDGRIRLCVDMRAANKAVKRENYPMPNIDDAMSGIKKVAKLSKIDLEAAYYHFELDGDSRHITTFVARSGVYRFCRLMFGIKSAPELFQREMENLFRGIKGLIVYMDDFLIYGETVEEHDETLREVLRRIEKFNMKINKEKSVFGVPSVEFLGHIVSVEGIRPTDGKVKAILDLQPPSSVSELRSLLGLVNFVGKFIPNLSAHTFNMRSLLNKGSLFIWNDKHTQELEAVKGMIANAGYLGFFDPNDETVLVTDASPYGLGAILIQTKDGVSRTISCISKSLAEFEQKYCQTEKECYAIIWAMEKLYVYLYGKHFTLVTDCKPLEYLFNRVKSKPSARIERWILRLQSFDFTVKYEPGEDNLADSLSRLSQGVKDYGTRSDVISWLADEIKPSVLSIEELEKATLADNDLQKVKEAIYSGIWDEVPNEFKTATVKDDLTLYGELILRGDRIVIPTALREKIVNLAHLGHQGGISMKALIRSKVWFPFMDKLVDTIIRNCKPCKMTALPDKPNPMSRRMPTMPWQDLAIDFKEGLPGEMSLLVVVCYTCRFVQVEPMKPATTQKVIGTLLRMFSAFGIPRSITSDNGPQFRAIEFRNFCLSYGIHLNLSTPYWPEQNGAVERQMRNIGKRIKISIIQGTDWKADLYEYLTLYHSTPQEATGVSPGQMMFGREIRNRIPSIHQPPNLNWESSRDRDMQQKEQRKLQADVSRQAKAHNLGRGDVVLMKNFKSGSYEPNFGSEEFEIIDIKGSEITVRSNRTGKEYRRNSSHLKKLLTAESALSDENSSSDTHLSTTDRSLTSTEDQGKDNSSPKRIIRRPVRFNDFVI; encoded by the exons ATGGCGGCGACGGTAAAAATAG ATGCGTCAGCGATGCCACCTTTCAAGATAGGTGCAGACCCCAGAAACGACTGGATTAAGTGGAAGAGAGCTCTGGAACGGTTTTTAAATGCAAACAAAGTGGAACAGGACGAAGAGAAGTTCAACCTTTTGCTAGTTCTAGGAGGCATTGATCTTCAGACATATTACGACAAGGTTGCAAAGTGGGAGGTCCAGAAAACAATCGATGaaaatgaagaaattttggaggaagtgATTGTTTTGAAATACGAATCAGCGATTCTCTCCCTCGATGAATACTTTGCTCCACAGTTGAAGAAAAGATTCGAACGACATATTCTGAGATCAATGCGGCAAAACAATCAAGAACCCTTTGAAGAGTTTGTGTATCGATTGCGAGAACAAGCTAACCGTTGCATTTTCTCCGACGTGGACGATATGATAGTCGATCAAGTCATCGAGGGTTGTAGCTCGACTGAACTCCGGAAAAGGCTTTTGACGACCGAAATGTCATTGGCTGAAGTAATATCACTGGGAAAGACTTTGGAAGAAGTACAAAAACAAACGAGAGAGTATGAGAGACCCTCCACGTCTTACGGGGAAAGTGACCTAACCCAGAAAGTCGTTGGCAGAGTATCATTCAGTACAAGGTCGGCTGATAATAACAGGAAGTGCTACAATTGCAACAGACCGGGTCATTTGGCAAGAGATATCGAGAAGTGCCCAGCAAAGAATGTGGAATGTTACGGTTGCCACACAAAAGGCCATTTTAAAGTATGTTGCCGGAAACGAAAACACGACGAACATGCCAACAGACGACAGGTAGGAGCCAAACGAATTCACGCGATCGTTGAGAACAGTAACGAAACGGACAAGGGAGTGTTTTTCGTGAAGTCGGAGGAGATGACTGAAGTACTCGAGATGGATGTCGGTGGAGTTCCCATAAAGATGATCATCGATTCGGGTTCTCCAGCCAACATCATCGATGCAAAGACCTACAAACGTCTGAAGGATCAGGGAGCGCGAATTATGAACGAACGGGAGCCTCAAGCCGGCGAAAAGACATTCAAAGCTTTTGCGTCCGATCGTGATATCGTCTTCAACGCAGTATTCGAAACGGAGATCAAAATTCCGGGTGACGAGACAGGTATTTGGGCTCATGTTATGGTTGCTCCACATGGCCAAGTCAGCTTGTTGAGCAAAGGAACTGCTTTCGCtttgggaattttgaaaatcggctaTCATGTTAACAGTATTTCTGCTACGGATCGTTCAAATGTGGAGGTTCAGGGtcatgaagaattcccgaagatacCGGAAGTCAAGCTACCCATCCAAGTTGATCATTCGGTACCACCAGTTGTGCAAGCAGTTCGACGTTTTCCCATCTCAATGGAGGCGGATGTGGAGAAAACAATTCAAGATTTGCTGGACAAAAATATCATCGAACGAGCGGAAGGACCGATAACTTGGGTTTCGCCACTGGTTCCCGTTAGAAAATCGGATGGTAGAATCAGACTGTGCGTAGACATGCGGGCTGCCAACAAAGCGGTGAAACGTGAAAACTACCCGATGCCTAATATTGACGATGCAATGTCTGGAATTAAAAAG gTTGCTAAATTGTCCAAGATCGATCTCGAGGCCGCTTACTATCATTTTGAGCTTGATGGCGACAGTAGACATATCACTACATTTGTGGCCAGGAGCGGAGTATACAGATTCTGCAGATTGATGTTTGGAATCAAATCCGCTCCAGAACTTTTCCAACGAGAAATGGAAAACTTGTTCAGGGGCATCAAAGGACTGATAGTTTATATGGATGATTTTCTAATTTATGGGGAGACAGTCGAAGAACACGACGAAACTCTGCGTGAAGTCCTTCGGAGAATTGAGAAATTTAACATGAAGATTAACAAAGAGAAATCGGTCTTTGGAGTACCTAGCGTAGAGTTTCTAGGTCATATTGTGTCCGTTGAAGGTATTCGTCCGACAGACGGAAAAGTTAAAGCTATTTTGGATTTACAACCACCGTCCTCCGTTTCCGAATTGAGATCTTTGTTAGGTCTCGTAAATTTCGTTGGAAAGTTTATCCCCAATTTGTCGGCCCACACTTTTAATATGAGATCCCTTTTGAATAAGGGCAGCCTGTTCATTTGGAACGATAAACACACTCAAGAATTGGAAGCGGTGAAGGGCATGATTGCAAACGCAGGTTACCTCGGTTTCTTTGACCCTAATGACGAAACGGTGTTAGTGACAGACGCCAGCCCATACGGTTTGGGGGCAATACTGATTCAGACTAAAGACGGTGTATCGCGAACAATTTCCTGCATATCGAAGAGTTTGGCTGAGTTTGAGCAAAAGTATTGTCAAACAGAAAAAGAATGCTATGCCATCATATGGGCCATGGAAAAACTTTACGTATACCTATACGGCAAGCATTTCACGCTCGTCACAGATTGTAAACCTCTGGAATATCTATTCAACCGGGTAAAGTCGAAACCATCCGCGCGTATAGAAAGGTGGATCCTTCGGTTGCAGAGCTTCGATTTTACTGTAAAATATGAGCCAGGGGAAGACAATTTGGCTGACTCACTCTCTCGTCTGTCCCAAGGCGTGAAAGATTACGGTACTCGCTCGGATGTCATTAGTTGGTTAGCAGATGAGATTAAACCGTCGGTTTTATCAATTGAGGAACTGGAAAAAGCAACCCTGGCCGATAATGATCTACAGAAAGTCAAAGAAGCGATATACTCGGGGATTTGGGATGAAGTACCGAATGAGTTCAAAACAGCAACAGTCAAGGATGATTTAACACTGTACGGGGAATTGATATTAAGAGGAGACAGGATTGTCATTCCCACTGCGTTGAGAGAAAAGATAGTCAACCTGGCACACCTAGGACATCAAGGAGGAATATCGATGAAGGCGTTGATTAGATCCAAGGTTTGGTTCCCGTTCATGGACAAGCTGGTCGATACAATTATTCGCAACTGTAAGCCATGTAAGATGACTGCGCTACCGGATAAGCCTAATCCCATGTCTCGTCGGATGCCGACTATGCCGTGGCAAGATCTGGCAATCGATTTTAAAGAAGGTCTCCCGGGGGAGATGTCACTATTGGTTGTTGTTTGCTACACGTGCAG GTTTGTACAAGTGGAACCAATGAAACCGGCTACAACACAAAAGGTTATCGGAACTCTACTGAGGATGTTTAGTGCTTTTGGCATTCCTCGGTCAATTACATCAGATAACGGGCCACAGTTTAGAGCGATTGAGTTTCGGAACTTTTGTTTGAGCTACGGCATACATCTCAATCTTTCTACCCCATATTGGCCGGAACAAAATGGGGCAGTAGAAAGACAGATGCGAAATATTGGGAAACGAATCAAAATCAGCATTATTCAGGGAACAGACTGGAAGGCTGATCTCTATGAGTATTTGACGCTGTACCATTCAACACCTCAAGAGGCTACAGGAGTGTCTCCAGGCCAAATGATGTTTGGCCGTGAGATACGGAACCGAATTCCATCCATTCACCAACCACCAAATTTGAACTGGGAATCTTCCAGAGATAGAGACATGCAACAGAAGGAGCAGCGTAAACTACAAGCAGATGTGTCCCGACAAGCCAAGGCGCATAATTTGGGGAGAGGAGATGTAGTGTTGATGAAGAACTTCAAGTCTGGATCGTATGAACCAAACTTCGGGAGTGAGGAGTTTGAGATAATTGACATCAAAGGAAGCGAAATCACTGTACGCTCAAATCGAACTGGTAAAGAGTATCGACGCAACAGCTCtcacctgaagaaattgctgacagCAGAATCAGCACTTTCCGATGAGAACAGCTCTTCTGATACACATCTTAGTACTACGGATCGCTCGTTGACCTCCACTGAAGATCAAGGGAAAGATAACAGTTCCCCAAAACGAATTATCAGACGACCGGTTAGGTTTAACGATTTTGTAATTTAG